CTGTTACAGAGTCGTGGGATGGTTTAGGGTGGGAAAGACCTTCCAGAGCATCGAGTCCCGCCGTTAACCCCTGTCCCTTGTCCCCGACGTCCTTCAGCTCCCTCCAGAGACTcgaccccttccctgggcagcccctgggggggaagaaattcttccccgTCTCCCAGATAACCCTCCCCAGCGCAACCGGGGGCCGTTTCTTTCCGTGCCGTCACTTGTGACAAGAGGTTTCGCTCTCTGAGCTCTGTCGGGGCCTTGGAGGGAGCAGAGGGTCCCCCCTCGGcccctttttctccaggctgagccgcgccccccccctcccccagcttcctcagccccttctcggctgctccagccccttctcccacATCAGGGTCCGGCTCTGGCTGGAGCGGCAGCACCGtgttgggagaggaggggaagggaagggggagaaaaggagagaaaaaagaaaaaaagagaaaagaggagagaaaagaggagaaaagagaataaagaagagaaggggagggaaaggagaggagaaaagagggggaaaagagaacaaaggagaaaagaggagcgagaataagaaaaaaggggagagagaaggaggaaaaaaagaaaaggggcgaaaggagagaagagaaaaaaaataaaaaggagaaaagaggaacgaaaggagaaggagaaaggagtgaaaagaaaagagagaaaaggagaaaagacagcattaaaaagagaagaaaaaggaggagaaaaagagaaaaggagcgaaaagagaataaagaggagaaaggagagaaaaggggggaaaaggataaaaggagagaaaagaacgGAGCCGGCGAGGGGCGGGGCTACAGCGATCTGGGGCGTGTCCATGCAAATTAGAGCGCCAGGCACCTCCAAGGGGACGCCGGGACACCCCGCTGAGGGGGAAttcggggagcagcggggggtcGGTGTCCCAAAATCCGGACGGAACGTGCGGAAACGAGTGAGGGGAAGACCGGGGAGCGCAGCGGGGGGGGTCGGTATCGGCAAAGGGGGAGTCACCGCGACATAGGGGTGAGTGGTTGTCCGTGgggtgcggtgggtggggaagaCAAGGCATCGCTTCTCGGCCTTTTGGCTAAGATCAAGTGTAGTATCTGTTCTTATCAGTTTAATATCTGATACGTCCTCGATGAGAGGACTTTATATTAAACGGATTTTTGGGCTCGGGAGTTGGATCCGGAGCTTGCTCCCTCCGCTCCGCGCATCGTCCCGGTATTGCAGTGCCTCCGGGAACGGTGCACCCCCTCCCAGGGGGACCTTTTGCTGGTTAAAGACAGAATGAAGATGGAAAAGTAGTTCTTCGAAAGCACTTCCCAGCCGTGACCTGAACAGACGGCTCGATTGTTCCCTGCCCTGAGCGCAGCCACTCGGCCGAGCCaccgtggggggaaaaaaataataaaaaccacaagaaaaaggggaagaaaaaaaaaaagaaaatctcgcTCTTTTCGGGTTTAACCCCGAGGACGGGTGTCCACGTCCTGCCCGGGAAGAGACCGCGGGGGGCGGCCCATCCTCAGCTCGGAGCCGGGGAGGtggaagcccccccccccccccgggcagttTCCTTCCAGCCGGATTTCTCAAATGGTTAGGTACTAATGAAGGCACGTGTGTAATTAAGATCGGTGACCGCTGCGCTGGGATGGATAATGAAGGGATCCCAGGGCAGCCACGCGTGGGGGTGGCCGGTAAGTGCCGAGTCTCATCGTGCGTGAATGGATTCTAGGTCCGCATAAACGGCGGGATATCCCTGTCCAGAGCGGGggataaagaaataatttcaagcCCAGGTTAATTACAGTTAACATCTCTCATCTGTCTTTAACCAGCAAAAGGTCCCCCTGGGAGGGGGTGCACCGTTCCCGGAGGCACTGCAATACCGGGACGATGCGCGGAGCGGAGGGAGCAAGCTCCGGATCCAACTCCCGAGCCCAAAAATCCGTTTAATATAAAGTCCTCTCATCGAGGACGTATCAGATATTAAACTGATAAGAACAGATACTACACTTGATCTTAGCCAAAAGGCCGAGAAGCGATGCCTTGTCTTCCGCACCCACCGCACCCCACGGACAACCACTCATCCCTATGTCGCGGTGACTCCCCCTTTGCCGATACCGACCCCCCCCCGCTGCGCTCCCCGGTCTTCCCCTCACTCGTTTCCGCACGTTCCGTCCGGATTTTGGGACACCgaccccccgccgctccccgaaTTCCCCCTCAGCGGGGTGTCCCGGCGTCCCCCTGGAGGTGCCTGGCGCACTGATTTGCATAGACACGCCCCGGACCCTTGGCCACGCCCCTCCGCCCTCCTCTGGCTTCTCGcgtctgggttgttttttttttttttcctcttcttttctctttaattttcttttctctttagtttttttttttttatagaatcgtagaatgtgttgggtcggaagggaccctTAGAGGCCGCCTAGTCCAGCCCCCCGCAGAGGGCAGGGACggcttcaactacatcaggtcgctccgagccccgtccagcctggccttggaccccccccagggctggggcagccacagcttctctgggcaacctgggccaggggctcaccaccctcacagccaagaatttcttcctgatacctcacctaaatctccccttttttacCTTAAAACCCCTGTCtcttgtcccacggctcccctccctgctccagagtccctccccagctttcctggagcccttgagggactggaaggggctccagggtctccccggagccttctcttctccaggagaaaggcaaagcagaaacaaaatgtGGCAAGACGGTGCTAACCGTCCCTCGGATACCAGCTGCCCCTGAGGAGGACTCGATTGATCTCAAATCGGGAAACTGGACGCGCCGTTCCCCTGTGAGTGAGCCGGGGGACGGCCGGTGCATTCACCTAAGGCGGCTCACGGACAATAGTGGAGGAGACTTCTCCATTACCTTGGCCCTTTTAAAACCCCAGTTACGTTTTTAGTGGACACCGGCGCTCAGGTCTCGGCACTCTGAGCAGATGTTGCTGAGCgccatgataaaaaaaaaaaccagatttgGGTTACAGATGTTTTTGGAAGCTCTAAGCCGCAGCCAACGGCCCCAGGTTAAGCGCTGGTTACCCGGAAATGAAACTGCAGTGAAGGCTCTCGTGATTTTGGGAACCTTCCCCATGAATATCTTGGGACTTGATCTTTCAAGGGGACGAGCCTGGGTGGATTCAAAAGGAAGGGAATGGAAATTCGGGCTCCCTGCTGTCCCTGGGAAACTTTTACAGCAGGGGCCTGCAGCTCCCCTCTCCAAAACGGTTCACGTAGAGCCCTACGCCGGGCCCCTGGGAGCGAGGGAAGGGATGGTCCCGGCGACAGCTGAAGTACGAAAGCAAGCGGCGATTATCCCCACACGCGCGCCCTGTAACTCCCTGGTGTGGCCAATCCCGCGTGGGAAATGGCAACTGACAGCTGATTACCGGCATCCGATCGCCAACGCGGGCTCCTCGACGGCGTCAGCGCCTGACACAGCTGGGAGAATCGCCCGGCAACAGCCCATCGGCCCGCAGCGCGGAAGCGGCGCGCGCGGTTAGGTCGCTGTTGCCACACGCGCGGCAGACAGAGGaggagggaccccccccccccccccccaaagcgcTCGtaaaacttccccccccccccggctccgttTGAACCCCACCCGAAGAACGTCGGGGTTAGGAATCTGCTGTCGGCCGAAGGAACCGAGAAGCTCATTCGAGCGTGTTAAAAAAAACGAAAGAAATTGACCCCTCAGGAAATCCAGTGGGATGGCAGCAACCTAAAAACactccagaaaacaaaagaaaaaaaaaaaaacgggtgggggagggggggggaatcagaaagaaaaaacaaaacaacgcaCAACTTTTTGTCTCCCGCTGTCTCCTGTTGTATGAATCCGCTCCTTTTGCGTGGACCTCTCAGAGACGCTCCACAGAACGACCGAACTCTTGCCGCCTTAACCCTTCCCTCACCGTATTgcgattgttttttatttttaaaagggatatAAACCCTGAGGACTCCCAGCGGCGTACGTGTGTGGGCAGCGGGAGAAGTTTGTATTCCTACTCAGCGGAGGTACAATCCGGACCCCAGTTTTGGCCCGGGAGCCGACACAAAGGTTTATGCGCATTTGGAACCGCACGGACTAGGGGACGCGCGTCGCCCTCCCTAGTTCCGCAACGGAAGAGTCCAAATCTACAACGATGAGTCTAAATCtcacaaaaatattgaaaataattcaAAGACCCCCTTTTTCTTGACCAGAAGGAGGGTCGACCGCGGAAAAGTAACAGGGCGCGGATTTTGACACTCGACGGCTTTTGTATCCACTTCCGAGCAATTCTGTTGGAGAATATTTATGGAACCAAATTTGTTATCAGTCCTTAACCAACGGTTCTAGTAAGTCGTATTCTCAGTTAAATACGTTTAGATGTGCTTTTGGAGGATTAAATGCACAAGAAGGTACAAGAAGCCTCCAAGATGACGCGCCAAAACCAATTAGCGTTGCACTTGCTGGTGCCTGAAGAACGAGGAGCGTGTGGCACGCCAAATCCGGCTGAAGGCGAACGCTCTCTCACCACCCACAACGCCACCACCTCCGCAGGAGAAGCCCGTGCAAGGATGAACGAAGTCACGGATAAGACCAGAGAATCGTTCCGGTCGCTCCAACCGAAGGATCGGTTCGACGGACTGAGTCCTGGACCGCGGATCCCTTCTCTTTTGCAGACTTTGGGACCCACGGGGTGGGGAAAGTGGCTGGTACCGATTGGAATTGTTTTGTTGATGGGATTTATATTCTTAATGGCAGGGATTGCTATCATGTGAGGTATGACTACGTGTTTGTTCTCTTTACTCCTACCGTCCACTCTCATGGTCGTGCTCCGTCTTGGAATCCTTAGGAGTGACGGGCTGGAGAAAATGCATTGTAAATATCGGCCTTGCGATATGGTGGGATTTAATTCTAGGCCTTACAGAAATtatgatctctctctctctcttttctttcccctgtacCTTATACACTATGTTCAGACCACAATGGTCGGAGAAAACCTTGGAGCGTTTGGCCCATGGGGTGgtgtaagggacggactgtaatTCCCCGCCGAGGGGCAGGAGCCCCCCCAAGCCTTCGGTGGAACCCTCAAACACgctcaaggaaataaataacgcAGGCCCGGCCTCCAAAGAGCCGATGAGGCTCAAGCTTCTGGCGCCCGGACGTGTGGGAGAACCGTCTCGTGAGGACAGGAGGGTTCTGCCACTCGTGCGCCGAGCTCGCCAGCTCTCAGCTCTCCAGGCCGTTGTGTCCGATGAGCGACCTCTGCTTCGTTATCCGCGGAACGCGcaggaaagcgcacacccctgcatgcGCTCGTGAAGGTTATAGAGAGCGCGCTAAACACGTGCgaccgtggcacgcgtctctcgcCACCCAAATCACGGCACACGTCACccgggagaagggagaaacctgagaccaGGCTGTCCCTGGCAAGGGTGGGGGGCGGACTGTGCTCATTCAGCAAACGTAAacggggaaaataagtgccccttgggggaacaaagaagaaaaaatagaagaaaattgtgcctgggaaggttcttcccaagaaagaagattgtgcctgggaagattccctgaaaaaggcgctggaaccaggaccggcgatctctttctctctgtctttttctccgtcttttcctttctctattccctcagtttctcttttctctcagaattgttaagtaacggttagagttgcGAAGTAACGACCTTAAGCGCCGCTTGCCAGAAGTGGCCCGATCCCCGTTGTTCCGCACCGCGACGCACACCCCGCCGCTTGCCATCGTTCGTTACACACccaaccaattatcgtggactcgTTAAGGCCtacactaaccattttgggaagctccTGGATGGTTCTATATGGACCtggagatttatctcaccttagtccgcaccgttgttaatttacgaatctgaagtcacttacccctgCTCTTTACTGGGGGTGGGACGTGACAGAcgccccccagctctctcagcccgtcctcacggCAGAGGGggtccagccctcggatcatctccgtggcctcctccggccccgctccgacagctccgtgtccttcttgtgccgagggctccagagctggaggcgggactccaggtggggtctcaccagagcggagcagagggtgGGAATCCCCTCTCCGGATCTGCTGGCCGCGCTTCTcctgacgcagcccaggatgccatcggccgtCTGGGCCGCGAGAACACATTGCGTGCTCACATCCAGCTTCCCATCCACCAGGACCACTCCCCCCCggccaagtccttctccgcagggctgctctctgtcccGTCGTCCTCCCGCCTGGATTGATAACGGGGGTTGTCCccacccaagtgcaggacctcgcacttggccttcttgaacttccTAAGGTtcgctcgggcccacctctccagctcgtccgggtccctctggatgacatagaatcgtagaatcatagaatcgctgaggttggaagggacctttaagatcatcaagaccaacctttaacctaccctgacaaaagccgcttctaaaccatgtccctcagtgccccatctaccctttttttaaacacctccagggatggtgaatccaccacctccctgggcagcctgttccaatgtttaataaccctttcagtgaaaaaatgtttcctaatatccaatctaaacctcccctgacgtaacttgaacccgcttcctctcgtcctatcacttgtcaccagggagaagaggtcagcccccatctctctccaacctcctttcagggagttgtagagggtgatgaggtctcccctcagcctcctcttctccaggctgaacaaccccagttccctcagtcgttcttcataaggtttgtgacatcccgtccctctggcacatcgaccgcaccgctcagcttggtgtcgtcggcaaacgtGCCGAGAGTGCCCCcgatcccactgtccacgtcATCGACGAAGACGTTGAACAGCCCCGGTCCCAGCACGgctccctgagggacaccacttgtcacccctctccatccggacgtcgagccattgaccaccgcCCTCTGGGTGccaccatccagccagttcctcgTCCAccgaacagcccacccatcaaatccttatctctccaacttagagagaaggacgTTGCGTTGGGggccgtgtcaaaggccttgcagacgTCCAGACGGATGACGTCCGTTGCTCTCCCCTCGTCTGCCGACGCGGTCACTCCGCTGTGGGAAGCCACCAGGGTGCTCAGGCAGGACTCGCCCCGGTGAAGCCGTGCCGGCTgcctcgaatcacctccctgtcccccatgtgcctcagcagagcctctaggaggatctgctccgtgATCTTCCCTGTCACAGAGGTGACAGGGCggcagttcccagggtcctcctttctaccctttttaaaaatgggaccaatgtgtccctttttccagtcgccagggCCTTCCCCTGACTGCCGTGACTCTTCAGATATCGCGGAGAGCGGCTTGGCAACTCcaccagccaattccctcaggactctgggggcGCATCTCACCAGCGTCCCCATACTCTCCCCAGGGCACCTGGTGCCGCTTGCTCTGCCcctgcagttccttcttgccctttagcgtgaccagcaggtcccagctcagccctgccggcctcctccctttcttacttgatttcttccacctggggatcgagagctcttgtgctccaCGGAAAGCGCCCTTGGAGATCTGCCACCTCCGTTCTGCCCCCTCCTCGTCCCCGAGGACCGTTtcccggcggggggggagggTCCTAGTGACTAACTCCCTGAAGAGCTGgtggtttgctttcctaaaatccaGGGTCCCGATTAGGCTCCTGGTCTGGCACGTATCCTCCTGGAGCTGGGGGAAGGCGGCTTCACCAGCCGGTTCCCCTTGATCGGGCGGCCTGTGGTGGACACCAACCACCAGGTTCCCCGCGTCGCCTCGGCCCCTGACTCCCACCCATAAGCTTTCGGcctcctcttggctgttcttcaGGGACATCCCTCCACGCTCCATCCCTTGCTTGacgtagagggcaacacccccgtgcccccttcctcgcctgtcccttcggAACGGCCCGTAGCCGTCGATAGCCCCGTTCCAGTCGCAGGATTCGTCCCACCGGGTTTCAGCAACGGCCACTATGTCGTGGCTTTCCAGCAGCGCGGCGGCTTCCAAGCAGCTTTTCCTCGCtttgattttctcctttttctcctctcctcttttctcccccctcttctctcctccttttttcatcttttttctctcctccttcttttttcatctattttctctcctctttcttctccccttttctctcctcttttcacctatttttcctcctctcctttctcctgttttctcccctCGTTCCGGTCCGGTTTCCCCTGCAGGAACGTCTCGGGGTGGTTGTGGGGTGTTTGTGGCTTCCAGCAGCTCACGGGACCCCAGCCCAGAGGACAAACCCCCCCCTCCCGGCGTGGGGGGCTTCAAATGCCAGCGAGGGGCTCGTCCCGCCGCGCTCGGCCCTGACGTGGCCTCCCCTCGGGTGctgggggacccccccccgggtTTTAAAAAGGGCGGAATAacagaaggggaaggaacaaCGGGCTGAAGATGAGCCACGAGgtggccaacggcatcctggcttctattagcaacagcgtggccagcaggaccgggcACGGGCCTGTCGCCCTGGGCTTGCATCCCCGAAAACCGGGTTGTTTTGGTCGCCAAaacttttctctcctcttttcggATATAAACCCCCCACAAACACACCTCGGTCCCCTCCGTCCTGGGGCGGGTCTGCGCCCACCCAGCGccgggcaggaaaaaaaaactccccaaaaagTGGGAAAAGCCCCAGCAAAGGGGCCCCCGGGGGAGGAACGGGAGCAGCGGCGGCAACAACAGCCCCGGTTTTGGGGCTCCTTCGGCGGTGCCCTTGGTCTCCTCGGGCCGGCGAGAAGCGGGACCCGCCGCCGGTAAACCCGCAGCCGGTAGCGAGGGAAGCGGAGAGTCACCTCCCGCGGAGCGGAGATCGCGGTGGCCACGCCAGCGGATCGGAGCGACGACCGCGGTGAAGTCCCGGAGCTCGTTCCTTCTGTCTTTAACCAGCAAAAGATCCCCGTGGGGGGTGCACCGTTCCCGGAGGCACTGCAATACCGGGACGATGCGCGGAGCGGAGGGAGCAAGCTCCGGGTCCAACTCCCGAGCCCAAAAATCCGTTTAATATAAAGTCCTCTCATCGAGGACGTATCAGATATTAAACTGATAAGAACAGATACTACACTTGATCTTAGCCAAAAGGCCGAGAAGCGATATCTTGTCTTCCGCACCCACCGCACGCCATGGACAACCACCCACCCCGACATCGCGCtgacccccccctcccagccGGTACCGTCGCCCTCTACTGCGCTCCCCGCTCCTCCCCCCACTGCTTTCCGCACGTTCCGTCCGGATTTTGGGGCATAAACCGCCCCGCTGCACCCCGAATTGCTCCGCGTCCGAGCTCCCACAATCCCTTTCAAACACTGCCGTCTCTATTTAGCATAACCACACCCTCTATTTGCATGAACCTCACCGCCCTTCTCTCGCGCCACGCCCCCCTTGATTTGAATACCCCGCCCCGTTCACCATCCCGATTTGCATGCCCCGCCTCCTTCCCCTGCACCGCGATTTGCATGCCCCGCCTCCTTTTACGTTCATATTTGCATGCTCCGCCCCTTCACACAGCTCTTTATGGTCACTCCCCGCCCCCTTCATTTGCATAcaccgcgccccccgccccgcccgccccgcggacAGGGATTTGGGTGGAAAAACGAAGGGTTTCGGGGGTCTCCGCCCAGGCGGGGGCtgcaggaagggctgggagcactggaacgggGCAAAGCGGGGCCGGGGACGCCATTCCCGGTCCAGCCCCTGTCTGGGATCCAGGGACCCCATGTCTAAATCCCGTTATTTCCGTTCGTTAACGGCTCCGGACATTAGGAACCACAGAGTCGgggactggtttgggtgggaaaggacctcaAAGGCCACCCCCTGCCACGGGGAAGGGCGCTGAGCAGCGTCCTGAAGCGCTGGAGCAGCCAAAGCCCCAAAACGCCTTCAAAATGCACCAAAACGGCTTCAAAATGCTCCAGCATGGCTTCAATATGCTCCAAAATGGCCTCAAAATGCCCCAAATCGGCTCCCTGGGGTGGGGATGTCAGTGAAGTGTTCCAGTCCCAGGGATGAGGATGACCGGGACAACACCAAGGTCCCCCCatcacaggggacagtgggaatGGGAGTGTAAGGAGGCGGGGGAAGGGGGTGAGAGGGTTCGCCATGGATTGGTGCTGGCAGAGGGTCTGGATGCAGCCGAAGGTGTCGAGGACAAGGAAGAGCTTGGTCCTGGGCTCGATGAAGAATGAGATGAAGCTCAGCATGGAAATGAGcagggctgaggaggaggaaggggaagaagaagagggaagagggaggaggaaaagggaagggggaagggaagtgggaagggaaaaggcaagAGGGAGGGtaaagagagaaggggaagagcaaggaggaagagggagaaggaagacgGAATGGAAAAAgcggggaggaagaagaggatgaagataaagaaaaggaaagaggaagagggaagggaaaagagcaagggagaggaggaagacaggaaagagcgaggaggaagaagaaggaaaggaagggaaagagcggggaggaagaggaggaggaagcagtggGGCCGCAGTCCCTCCATCCACTGCCCCCTGCAGCTCCGGGGGGGGCCCCAAGACACCAAAAAATGGGGAAGGGAGTGTGCGTCCCCCCACCTTCTCCCCACAACGCAGCCAGGCAGCTCAGGGTTTTATTGGGATGTGACAAAGGGGGGGTGACAAGGCAACAAAGTTCCTGTTGTGTTGTGTGTCCCCTCCCCCGAAAAAAACCCCTAGAGCTTGCGGTAGGCGCCGACGGTGAGGTCGAAGAGCCGGGGGGTTGCAGAGCTGCCCCCCCTTGTCCATCAGGAAGAAGAAGGGGCGGGCCCTTCACCTTGAGGGGGAGGGCGGCCGGCACCTCGGAGCGATGGGCCCGGCAGGAGACGTGGCGCAAGGGGACGGTCAGGGTGGGGACCCCGGCCCAGCCCCAGGGGCCCGTGGGTGCTGATGGCCACCTCCGCGCCCCCCCCGCAGCAACGTCACCCGCCGGACGGCGCGAAGGGGGAACAGGATGCCAGCCGCCACGATCAGAGAGCCTGCCAGGGGGAGAAGTGGgacggggggggtgtgtgtcaagGTGGCCACCAGGAGGGTCAGGGTGGCCACCGGGCCCAGTTCAAGCCACTCTGGCTCCCCTGCAGTGTCCTGGAGAGTCCTCCAAGTCCCCCTCTGCTGTCTCagcccccccccagtgccccaggTCCCCCATGCCCTGGGTCCCCGAGGCCCATTCTGAGCTgagccccgcccccgccccctccggGGCCCCGGGCCACCCCCCAGACCCCTTGGTCCCGCTCCAGCACACCCTGCTCCCCCAGTTTCCCCCCGGGTCCTTTCTGAGCCCCCCCCCGGTACACtgcaccccccccacctccctcggTCCCGCTCCAAACCCCGCTCTGGTGTCCCaggtgtcccccctccccagcccccccccggtACACAGGGCCCCTCTCAGCTCCCCGGGATCCTCCATGGTGCCCCGGGCCCCCCCCGGTCCAGGACCTCCTGTTCCCCAAGGTCCTCTCCGAGCCCCCTCTCCGGTGCCCCAGGTCCCTCCCTACTCAGGCCCAAGGCCCGTTCTGAGCCCCTCCAAGGCCCGGCCAAAGCCCCCGTCCCCGGTGCACCGGCCCCCTCACAGCTCCCCCCCTTCCGTTCCGAGTCTCCCCCCCTCCCgtcctgccccgcagccccccgccgccggtaCCGAGGGTGAGGCAGGAGGCGGTGAAGCCGAGCCGCCATTTGTTATCGCGGGGTCGGAGCGGATcgtcggggccggggccggcggtggGACGAAGGGCCGTGAAGGCGAAATGAGCCAGGTAGGTCCAGAATAGGCCTTGCCCCGCGCAGAAGAAACCGGCCAGGCGGAAGAACCGGCCCCGTTCGTGCCGGAAAAAGCACCACGTCCCGCGGAACCGCCACCTccagcgcggccgccgccgcccgcgccccggcGGCCGCCATGGCGGCCCCCTTGCGCCACTTCCGGGTCACTCTATATCAACTTCCTTGTCACCCCTGCCGCCGACCAATTCCCGCGCTccgacgccccccccccccaccacttcCGGCGCCATCTTTGTGGCGGGCGCGGCGCCGTCCCGCCCCCTCTTAAAGGCGCAGCGCTGCCCCAAGGCCGAAACGGGTcgatttattgatttatttacaAAACGGTGAGGAATAAAACTCCGGGATGGaagttgggggcggggggtgggggggagaagagcGAAGTGGGGGCGGAGGCGGGCACCACTCACTTGAGAAACGCCACCTCCGGGATCTTCCCTTCCAGCTGCAAGAgaaatgggggggagggggggaggtgaAGCAGGGGggtctggggtgggaggggaacaCGGCTGAGATCCCCCCCCCAGAAACCCACCTTGAGCTGGGTGAAGACCTGCCCGGCCCGTCCGTAGTCCCAGTCGTTGTCCTGGAGGCACctggaggggtgtggggggagaagatggtgagggtgggggaggggcgtgagggtgggggaggggcgggaggggtggggggaggggctgggggggatgaCACACACTCACTTTTGGGACCACTCGAGGTTCATGCCCGACTGCATGGAGAAGGCGGCCAACATCTCCTGCTGCTCGGCCGAGAGAGGGTGGGgacggggctggaggagggggtgggggccGGCATGAGGAAGGCCTTGCGGATCTCCTCGGTGGTGGCGTTCCTAACGAAGAGCTCGTCGTTAACGATGCAGAGCCTGCGGAAAGACAAAACAGAgatggggccgggggagggggtaGGGTTTGGACTATGGCCGGCGTCTTCCTGCACCGCCAAGGCCACCCAGCACCTGGAGGGTCCCTTCTGGGATGACGACGGGGCAAGTGGTGGCCACCGTCGACCCAACTGGAGGATGGGGGACCTGCTGGAGGCCACTGGGGcccccagaggctggagaagctcCGCCGTGGGGAGGGGATGGtcggggctggagagggggacGGAGGTTGTAGAAGCTCCGCCGCGGGGATGGGCCAAGAAttgggggtgttcagcccggaaa
The genomic region above belongs to Rissa tridactyla isolate bRisTri1 chromosome 29, bRisTri1.patW.cur.20221130, whole genome shotgun sequence and contains:
- the TMEM223 gene encoding LOW QUALITY PROTEIN: transmembrane protein 223 (The sequence of the model RefSeq protein was modified relative to this genomic sequence to represent the inferred CDS: deleted 5 bases in 5 codons), with the translated sequence MAAAGARAAAAALEVAVPRDVVLFRHERGRFFRLAGFFCAGQGLFWTYLAHFAFTALRPTAGPGPDDPLRPRDNKWRLGFTASCLTLGSLIVAAGILFPLRAVRRVTLLRGGAEVAISTHGPLGLGRGPTLTVPLRHVSCRAHRSEVPAALPLKVKGRPFFFLMDKGGQLCNPRLFDLTVGAYRKL